TGCAGTTGTGCGAATTGCTTCCGGTAGTGGCACTCGATAACGGAATGAATAGATTGGGAATTATAAAGAAAGGTTGACAATTGCCGCCTAACCATGTAGTCTGATTGTAGACCGATTGGAGGGACAGAAACATGGCAGGCAAGTCATTCCGCAAGGGTCTCGGAATCATCGAGTTGATGGAGATGTTCCCCGATGAGGATGCCGCCCGAACGTGGTTTGAGGCAACGCGCTGGCCGAACGGGCGCACCTGCGCCCACTGTGGCAGTGAGCGAACATCCGAGGCATCCCACGCCAAGATGCCGTACTGGTGCGCCGATTGCCGCTCCTACTTCAGCGTGAAGACCGGAACAGTCATGGAGGCCTCCAAAATCAAGTTGCACAAGTGGGCGATTGCCTTCTACCAGATGGTGACAAATCTCAAGGTTGTCAGCTCCATGAAGCTGCATCGTGACATTGGCGTCTCGTACCCAACCGCGCTCTTTCTGAGTCACAGAATCCGCAAGGCGATGCAGGGCGGCGATCCGTTGTTCAGTGGGCCGGTTGAGGCCGACGAAACCTACATCGGCGGCAAGGAAGCCAACAAGCACGAGGCCAAGAAGCTCCATGCCGGACGCGGCGCGGTTGGCAAGTCAGCCGTCGCGGGCATCAAGGACCGCAACACGAACCAGATAACCGCCATGCCCGTTGAGACCACGGATGCCCGCACCTTGCAGGGATTCGTTCACGGCCACACGTACTCCCAGACCGTTGTGTTCACCGACGATGCCCGGGCATACGTCGGCTTGCGCCGCCCGCATGGAGCGGTCAGCCATTCGACGCGTGAGTTTGTTGACGGCATGGCGCATACTAACGGCATCGAGAGTTTCTGGGCGATGCTGAAGCGGGGCTACAACGGGGTGTACCACAAGATGAGTGCCAAGCATCTGAACCGCTACGTCACAGAGTTTGAGTGGCGGCACAACGTGCGGATGGAAGACACCATTGCTCAGATGTCTGACCTCATGCGCGGGACAATCGGCAAGCGGCTTAGGTACAGGGAGATGGTGGCGTGAAACGAGATATGCAACTGATAAAGGCCATACTGAAGTTCGCCGAAGGCAAGCCCGACGCCAACCCGGTCGCATGCCCTGATATTCCGGGCTATACGACTGAGCAAGTGACGTACCATGTCGGGCTGTGCGCCGAGGCGGGCTATATCAAAGCCTCTGCGACGATGGACGCTACTTACATCCGGTACCTCACATGGAACGGCCACGAGGCGCTAGACGGCCTGCGCCAAGCACCCTAAGCCGCTAGCTGGAGCTTCGC
The Gemmatimonadota bacterium DNA segment above includes these coding regions:
- a CDS encoding IS1595 family transposase, producing the protein MAGKSFRKGLGIIELMEMFPDEDAARTWFEATRWPNGRTCAHCGSERTSEASHAKMPYWCADCRSYFSVKTGTVMEASKIKLHKWAIAFYQMVTNLKVVSSMKLHRDIGVSYPTALFLSHRIRKAMQGGDPLFSGPVEADETYIGGKEANKHEAKKLHAGRGAVGKSAVAGIKDRNTNQITAMPVETTDARTLQGFVHGHTYSQTVVFTDDARAYVGLRRPHGAVSHSTREFVDGMAHTNGIESFWAMLKRGYNGVYHKMSAKHLNRYVTEFEWRHNVRMEDTIAQMSDLMRGTIGKRLRYREMVA
- a CDS encoding DUF2513 domain-containing protein produces the protein MKRDMQLIKAILKFAEGKPDANPVACPDIPGYTTEQVTYHVGLCAEAGYIKASATMDATYIRYLTWNGHEALDGLRQAP